One Candidatus Nitrososphaera evergladensis SR1 genomic window carries:
- a CDS encoding cupin domain-containing protein, whose product MSKKTNVPEQPASATLPADNLERNLAVAQPNTNQKLPHIGVVGDTYTILLTGKDTGGRFCLIDMHIPPGGGPPPHRHDFEETFIMLEGELEATFRGTKRAVRAGETINIPANAPHQFRNSSSQPVRMLCICSPPGQEDFFMEVGVPVATRTTPPPMLDEAAQAEFRAKAAALAPKYRTELLQHA is encoded by the coding sequence ATGTCCAAAAAAACAAACGTACCGGAGCAGCCGGCTTCCGCAACCCTGCCGGCCGACAATCTGGAACGCAATCTTGCCGTTGCACAACCAAACACCAATCAGAAACTTCCTCACATTGGAGTGGTTGGAGATACGTACACCATCCTTCTCACTGGTAAAGACACGGGAGGCCGCTTTTGCCTTATTGACATGCATATACCCCCGGGTGGCGGGCCACCTCCACACCGTCACGACTTTGAAGAAACTTTCATCATGCTTGAAGGCGAACTTGAGGCTACCTTCCGCGGCACGAAACGCGCCGTGCGCGCGGGTGAGACGATCAACATCCCGGCAAACGCGCCGCATCAGTTTCGCAACTCATCCTCTCAGCCCGTAAGAATGCTTTGCATCTGTTCACCGCCTGGTCAGGAGGATTTCTTCATGGAGGTTGGCGTACCGGTCGCAACCCGCACAACGCCTCCACCTATGCTTGACGAAGCGGCGCAAGCAGAATTCAGAGCAAAGGCCGCTGCACTTGCTCCAAAGTATCGAACAGAGCTACTCCAACACGCCTGA
- a CDS encoding SIMPL domain-containing protein codes for MSYQNMKNNRNLVLIAGILAIGLVAASILGGQSMTTAAAQQQPTQNNGNGNNNNSKPTVSTTGTASTNVTPDKVSVTIGVETNSTTAAEAAAANAKLMQKVIDALKALGITDSQIATSYYSIFPVYDTVSPVCIEIYPQPPECKPKSEITGYRAVNSVTVTVDASSDVGKIIDTAVGAGANNVNGAYFFISDAKQQEIRDSLIEKAIDNARNRADKAASAVDTNVTGVQSISLNDIYFPVIYKDFANAAVGGAPTTPIVPGQQQVTLNVQVVFTMG; via the coding sequence ATGTCATATCAGAACATGAAGAATAACCGCAATCTTGTGCTGATTGCAGGCATACTTGCAATCGGCCTTGTGGCAGCCAGCATACTTGGCGGCCAGTCAATGACAACGGCAGCTGCGCAACAGCAGCCAACGCAGAACAATGGCAACGGCAATAACAACAACAGCAAGCCGACCGTGAGCACTACGGGCACCGCAAGCACCAATGTCACTCCTGACAAAGTCAGCGTGACCATAGGCGTCGAGACAAACAGCACGACTGCTGCAGAAGCAGCGGCCGCAAACGCCAAGCTGATGCAGAAGGTGATTGACGCACTCAAGGCGCTGGGCATCACCGACAGCCAGATTGCCACAAGCTACTACAGCATCTTCCCGGTGTACGACACGGTAAGCCCTGTATGCATTGAAATCTACCCGCAGCCCCCAGAATGCAAGCCAAAGAGCGAGATCACCGGCTACAGGGCAGTCAACTCTGTCACAGTGACGGTTGACGCAAGCTCTGACGTCGGCAAGATAATCGACACAGCAGTAGGCGCAGGTGCGAACAACGTGAACGGCGCATACTTCTTTATCTCTGACGCAAAGCAACAAGAGATCCGCGACAGCCTCATCGAGAAGGCAATCGACAACGCAAGGAACCGTGCGGACAAGGCCGCAAGCGCAGTAGACACGAACGTTACAGGCGTCCAGTCGATAAGCCTCAACGACATCTACTTCCCGGTCATCTACAAGGACTTTGCCAATGCAGCCGTGGGCGGAGCGCCGACAACCCCGATAGTTCCGGGCCAGCAGCAGGTCACGCTGAACGTCCAAGTCGTCTTCACGATGGGTTAA